GTCTTTCGGCGTTGTTGTCGGTTTCTTTTTCGGCATGGTCGGCCATCACCGCGGGGCGCTGTCGGTCGGCAATAACCGCGCCCGGGTGGTCATGTAAACTGTGTCAATGTTTGCGGCTGTTCCCTTTGGGGTCGACGTCCTTTTCGCGAAAAAGGACCCGTCGACTTGGCAGGGGCTTGGCTTGCCTTTCCACTGGCCGCCGCGGCGATCGGTCGAGCCGATCAGCGCGGCGGCCATCCACGGAAAGTATTCAAGAGTTACGCACTACGGCGCGGGGGCCGGGGGAACGATTGGTTGTTCGCGGCCTTCAGTTGTGCCGCCGGTTGCGGCTTTCGATTCGGCGGTGCCTTGCGAAACAAACGCGTCGTCTTCCGCGTTGATGTCGTCCTTCCGGATCTCTTGATAGAGCAGGCCTACGTTCGTTGGCCATGGTTGGAGCGTTGGCAGACTCGTAACGGGGATGCCCTCAGCCAATGGCGCGAGTTGGTCCTCGGTGAACATGCGGTCGAGCCGCGGTACCGTGTCGCTCATTTCCGTAGAGGTGAAGAACTTCGACGGGTCATACGTCGTGAAGTCGGCGTCGGTCAGAAGAAAGTTAGGGGCGTTCGCTTCGGTGCGTGTCTTGCCGAAGCACTCGATCGCCATGTTGGAATAGAGCCGTTGTAGATAGGCACCGATCAGGCCACCGAAGTTGGTAGAGATTTCGGCCGTTCGCCGGTTCTCGGTGTGCTGCATGGCCTCGGCGATCGCCCCGAAGGTCAGGCCGGCCCACCGCTTCATCATCGGGTTTCGCACTTTGAAGTACGGGCACGGGAACACGGTAAAGATTTCCGGTGCCGGCTGCACGTGCTGGGGTTCGAAGTTTAGCTCGCCAGGTGGCACGCTGCGGCCTTGCAAGATTTGGCCAGAACGTACGTAGAGCTTATGCACGCGGCGAAGCGTGTTAATGCTCGGCGGCGTGCGGAGGTCGGCGTCTTCGTGGTGCATGATGGAAAAGAGATTGCGGCCCATCAGGCTAACCAGGTCGGCGATATTTGGGTTCAGGGTGCCGGGGTCATTCGAGCAGTTCGGCACGGCGTAGCCGGCCTGGCCGAAAACGCCAACGTTGTACCACAGCACGGAATCGGTGTTCGTGATTGACACTACTTTTTCTCCTGGGCGTTAAGGTATTGGTCGATCAAGCTTTGAAGGGTTTCGACCGCATCGACCGTTTTAGGGTACTTGCGAACGATCTGTTCACGGGCCCAAGCGTGGGCCTCGGCGTAGCGGTCGGTTTCGACCGGTACATATTCCGTGTGCGTTCGCGTGATTTGTTCGGGCGGTGGGTTTTCCATCGTCACCACGTGCGTTTGTGCCGGGCGTCGTCTTATTGGAGTTGGTGCTGCAGGGCCGATAGGTTCGGCGTCTTCGGCCGAATTGTCGACCATGTCTGGCATGGGTACGCGTGGCGGGTAATACCTCGGCGTGGCCTGGTTGTCTTCATATTGCCGTTTGATGGCTCGGGCCGTTCGCAGTGCAGCAAAGGCCCACCAGGGAATGCCGATGCCGGCCGCTGCGGCTGCCAGGCTTCCGGCCCCGATCGCCACGCCCCACCAATCAATGCCGCCCGAGCTGTAGGAGCTCGCCGCCGAATCGGGCGTCCCCTGCGGTGCCTGGTTGCCAGGTGCTTCCTTACCGAAGGGAGGACGAAAGGCAAAACGCGGGTCCTCGGCTACCATCTGGCACACGCGTTCGTAGTCGATGCGTGCCGGCTTGAATCGCTCGTCCCGGGCGATCAGCTCCAACAACGCTGGATAGTCGACCATCTGCGGCGGCGTTGATTCGCCAGGCGGGCCGACCGGCCCACGCTCGCCAGGTGCCCCTTGGGGGCCACGGAATCGCTCATCCTTTGCCATCAGGTCGAGCAGGGCCGCGTAGTCGGTGCCCTGAGCTGCGGGCAGTCCGACCACGCGAGCGGCGGCCGGATTGTTGGACGGCGTGTTCGGTCTCGCCTGCGTGCCGGGTGCTTGGATCGTTTGCCAGGGCTGGCCTGGTTGGCTCGGCCTAATTTGCTGATAGCCACCGCCGGAAGGAAAGCACCCTTCGGGCCCGCACGTCTGCTGCAAGGCAAACGGGGTGGCCCGGCGTAGCAGTTCGGCAAGAGTCACGGCGGCCGGCCCTCGGCAGTCGCTCGGCTGGTATCCTGCCACCGTGTCGTGAAGCCTGGCCCCCTTCACAAGTCCTACCAACTGGCCACGCCAGACCATCGGCCCGCCTGAGTCGCCGTTGCCCGTTCCCGGCTCGGCGATGATATCGGCCAGGCCATCGCCCCCGTTGTCATAACCGACAAGCGGAACGTCCCACGCCACCACCTGGCGGCTACCGCCCCGGTGCCCGTACACGCTGACGATTTCACCCGCTGCGGGCGATTGGGCGGCAAGAGGCATCGCCACGGCCGACGGTGGCACCTGGCAAAGCAGGCTGGCGGCATCCCGGGCCGCATTGGTGGCCATCACGCGTGCCGAGCTGGTCGAGCCGTCGGGGAAAATCACCAGGCATTGCCCGCCGCCCTCAATCACGTGATGGCACGTGAGCACCACGCCTTGCCGGCCATCAGTCCACACCAGTACGCCCGAACCCCGCGAGTTGCCTACCTGCATTTGCACGACGGCTTGTGCGTCTTCCTGGCTGGCCGCTTGGGTCGAGCTGGCGACCAGGCAAACGGCGGCGATCGTCAGGGCAGCGGCAATTCGTGCAATGGGTCGCATGGCTCGTGTCCTTAGCTTCCGAAGCGGCGTTTGAGTCGATAGGCCATCTTTCGCACCGCGGCTGCGCTTTCGCGGTTCCTGATTCGCTCGCCTAGTGGCGTGTCGTCAGGCGTGAAGAACATCACGCCGCTAAGCTTCGCGCTGGCACCTGGCAGTTTTTGGATGATCGTTTCCAATTTCTGCTCGAGCTTCGCCAGTTCTTCGGGGGCGTCGGCGTCGGTAACGGGATGATCGACCAGAACGAAATCTGGGCGGGTACGTTCGCCGCCGTTGTCCGTGTGAACCATGCCCACGAATTGATCGTGAATCGACTTGGCCTCGATCACGATGCCGCTAGATTGGCTCCCGTCGATCGTCGGAAGCTGTATTCGGTTCCTCTGCCACCTAATGCGAGTCGACTTTCCACGGTACGTTTGTAGATTTCTCGCATTGTTGCCGATCGCCCTACGAAGTGGCTTGCATACCTCCGGAAAGTCTCTTGCGAGTCGATCGTTGCTGGTTAGTCCGTACTTGATTTCGTTTAGAATTTCCTCTGCCGCTTCGTTTGATCGCGCCACGATAACGATATATTTCGATCGCCCATAAAGAGCTTCGTCAATTGCTGCGATGGCACATTGAGTCGTTACCCCGCGGCCTCTCCGCCCGAGCTGAAACACCAGGCGTTTTATATGGCCCTTAGCTTCATCGACGCCAACAGCGGTGTTGATTTGTGCGGCCTGCCAGGTGTTACACCGCTCAGGGAAATATCGCTGGCAGAATCGCTTGAAGCTATTGGCCGCGCTGGATCGGCCTTCCGGGTCGGCGATCGGTGGCAGCTCGCCGAGTTCGTGTGGGTTCGAGGCCTTCGCCTCATCTTTCGGCGGCTCGTCTTCCTCGCACTCGCACGGCGGCCGATAAATCTTGACGGTTCGCGGCGGTCGTGAATCTCGATATTGAACTTCAGTCGAGAACTGATCGGCCATCAGTTCGCCCTCCCTGCCCACGCCGAGTTCGAGCGTGCGGAGGTGCCGTTCGATGTCCTCGCTAACGGCCGCCATGGTGTTGATTGCCGATTCCAATTGCCGCAGATGCCAAAGCCGGCTGTAAATCTCGTAGGCGAACGGCAGGCCGTGCACCTGGTTGATTAGCTCCCAATCCTGCGGCGTGAGAATCGCTCGCACGCGGCTTGCGTCGAATGTGGTCAAGTGCAGCGCATCGAAAAACGCCTGCGTGGCTTCGTTGGTCGCGTTGGCCATTGGTCGGTCTCGGAAACTTCGGCCAGCGGGGCGGCCGTCGGCATGGCCGCCCCGCGCCGGCAGTCGCGGGAATGGTTAGGAGTTTGAATTCGCTTCGATCTGTACGGCACCGTTCTTTGGCTTCGAGCCTTTGACGGTTAGGGCTTTGACTAGACCCTCTGCGGCTTCCTTGTCGGCATCGTCTACCTTGGGCAGCTTCTTTGCTTCGGATAGCTCCGCGATAAACTCGGCTCGCTTCTTCTTTCCGAGCTGCGAAAGCAGAAGGGCCGTGAGTTCGACGGTGTCGGGTTTCTGGTTATCGGCCATCGTTCCGTCGGCACCGATCACCAGGTTACCTTTGATTTCCTCGTGTACCGTCTTGCGGCCGATCTTGCCGCTAACGACAAGCGAGACGGCCGTGCTACCGGCAACCAGGTTCTCGCGATTGCCATTGCTCTTGCCGTGCTTTTCCAGAACGGCATAGAGCACGGCTTGCGGGTCAGACTTCGTTCTTGCCGGCCCGGTTGGCGCGGCCTTCGTGGCACTGGTCATCAGGTCCCCTCAACATGAAAAGCACTGCTTGGCCATCCATGGCCCGGCCGTTCGGCATCTTGTAATTGATCTGAGACAGATTCAAAAATGCGACCCCGGCCCCGCATCCCTAGCGAAGCTGTGCCCGTAGGCTCTATTGCACGCCCGCCGTTCGGGCTTGCTTTTGTTTGGTTTGCACGTGGATATGCTCGAACGGGGCGAAGGCCTCAAATTCAATGCGGCCGTTCTCCGTTATGCGATCAATCCGCAACGCGTAACCAGGCAGGGGTTCGACTCGCTGGCCAGGTTGGATCATGTAGCCGAATGGTTGTCCATCGGCCGTGCCGATAACCTCCACTTCGCTTGCTGTGCCAATACGCTTAATCGCGATCGCGTTAAACAGCACTGGCCCCGCTTTGATGATGCCGCCGACTTTGAGATAGGAACGCTTGCCCACGTAAACGCCTTCCGTGCGTGTGAAGGCCCGCGGGCTAGGTCGGCCGAAAGAGAGCCGCGGGCGGTTGTCGGTGCCTAGCTTACCGGTAGACGCCTAATCGTGGCTCGTTCGCGGGCATAATAGGTACTTTTCGGGGGGGCGTCAACTCATTTCACCGCAAACCGAACCCCAGAGAGGCCGTCTCGTGCACGTTCGGCCCTCTTCGCGGCCTCTGAGGCCGGTTACCCGGACGGCGTATTCTGAGGCCCGCTAGCGGGCTTTTCGGCTTTGGCGGAAACTTCGTCGGCCGTAATGGCCCATTTCTGCCACCGCTGGTTATCGCGGGCCACTTCATCGGCCGGTTGCCAGGGGAAGTACAAGTAGGTGGCAGCCACGAACGGCCCGGTGTAGCCCCCTTTGCCGCTATCGATCATGCCGCGTAGTGGTTCCCCTTCGCGGCGGTAAACGTGAATCGATTCCCCGAGCCGCGGCACGTCTTCGAGCTGGTCGAGTGCGTCGACCTGGCCGCTTGCCCGGTCGATTACCACGCGAAGCAACAGCGGCGTTCTTCGCAAGCATAAGTGCGTGCCAGCGGCCGGGCCTTCGATAAATTCAATCATTGCGGTCCTAGTCTCCGAATGACCGAAATTTCCAGGTCGGTAAGGTCCCATTCGGCCAGCACGGCGTAGAGCGTGCCACCGATATGCTTCAAGAGAAACGGGTCGCG
Above is a window of Blastopirellula marina DNA encoding:
- a CDS encoding serine protease — protein: MRPIARIAAALTIAAVCLVASSTQAASQEDAQAVVQMQVGNSRGSGVLVWTDGRQGVVLTCHHVIEGGGQCLVIFPDGSTSSARVMATNAARDAASLLCQVPPSAVAMPLAAQSPAAGEIVSVYGHRGGSRQVVAWDVPLVGYDNGGDGLADIIAEPGTGNGDSGGPMVWRGQLVGLVKGARLHDTVAGYQPSDCRGPAAVTLAELLRRATPFALQQTCGPEGCFPSGGGYQQIRPSQPGQPWQTIQAPGTQARPNTPSNNPAAARVVGLPAAQGTDYAALLDLMAKDERFRGPQGAPGERGPVGPPGESTPPQMVDYPALLELIARDERFKPARIDYERVCQMVAEDPRFAFRPPFGKEAPGNQAPQGTPDSAASSYSSGGIDWWGVAIGAGSLAAAAAGIGIPWWAFAALRTARAIKRQYEDNQATPRYYPPRVPMPDMVDNSAEDAEPIGPAAPTPIRRRPAQTHVVTMENPPPEQITRTHTEYVPVETDRYAEAHAWAREQIVRKYPKTVDAVETLQSLIDQYLNAQEKK